In the Ruminococcus sp. OA3 genome, one interval contains:
- a CDS encoding arylamine N-acetyltransferase, whose translation MYEELYRDIPDVGAYLGRLGLQAPDRCDEAYLDKLIYTHQCEVPFENIDVYDKNLPISIGTEDIFDKIVTRKRGGYCFELNTLFLKLLKACGYDACACRCRIVRGKDYLPPVLHVGSLVTLEDGIYFCDVGYGGPQPGGAMKVEDGYEKICAGQKFRVQKSDEYWWMLSYVTGGKWVDIMQFTIMPQDEVEFVTLNHYCSTHPDSVFVKQRMINRRLHGGSISLVGDIFAKTVNGVRKEETVTDDGRYHELLKEEFGIVL comes from the coding sequence ATGTACGAAGAACTGTACCGTGATATTCCCGACGTCGGGGCATACCTTGGAAGGCTTGGATTACAGGCACCCGACCGATGCGATGAGGCGTATCTGGACAAGCTGATCTATACGCACCAGTGTGAAGTTCCATTTGAGAACATTGATGTGTACGACAAAAATCTGCCGATTTCCATCGGCACGGAAGATATCTTTGACAAAATTGTGACCAGAAAAAGAGGGGGATACTGTTTTGAGCTGAACACATTGTTCTTGAAACTTTTAAAGGCATGCGGCTATGATGCCTGTGCCTGCCGCTGCAGGATCGTCCGCGGAAAGGATTATCTTCCTCCGGTTCTGCATGTGGGCTCACTGGTAACACTTGAGGACGGCATTTACTTCTGTGATGTCGGTTATGGAGGTCCTCAGCCCGGCGGGGCCATGAAAGTGGAAGACGGTTATGAGAAAATCTGCGCCGGGCAGAAATTCCGTGTGCAGAAAAGTGATGAGTACTGGTGGATGCTGTCATATGTAACCGGCGGAAAATGGGTTGATATCATGCAGTTTACGATAATGCCGCAGGACGAGGTGGAATTTGTGACGCTGAATCACTATTGTTCCACGCATCCGGATTCGGTTTTTGTAAAGCAGCGCATGATCAACCGCAGACTGCATGGAGGCAGTATTTCACTGGTCGGGGACATTTTTGCAAAAACGGTCAACGGAGTGCGAAAAGAAGAAACAGTGACGGACGACGGACGTTATCATGAACTGCTGAAGGAGGAATTTGGGATAGTACTCTGA
- a CDS encoding uroporphyrinogen decarboxylase family protein: MLTAKQNFLETIKVDGKPDRLVNQYEPFVHIGNDPLSVYTRGNRVRGTTSVDKWGTTILFPEDAPGPMPHVTDELKVCPDVTEWQKYVKVPDLIGNCSQGWENALATAAEVDRNEKLVMGFMGTGIFEQCHFLMGFEDTLMNFLLEPEAMKELVATVAEYRFQYAKLMVDNLKPDVILSHDDWGAKHSLFMDPDIWREFFKEHYRRIYGYMREHDVIVIHHADSFLEPIIEDMAEIGIQVWQGVLPENDILGMQKKLNGKMTLMGGLDATIDRVDSTDEEIRASVRKACETYGPGGHFIPCMTYGLSGTIYPHTDEVIKDEIDQYNKETYK, encoded by the coding sequence ATGTTAACAGCAAAACAAAATTTTCTGGAAACGATCAAAGTTGACGGCAAGCCGGACCGCCTGGTAAATCAGTATGAACCATTTGTCCATATTGGCAATGATCCGCTCAGTGTATATACCCGCGGAAACCGTGTACGCGGAACAACAAGCGTAGACAAATGGGGAACGACAATTCTGTTTCCGGAAGATGCCCCAGGACCGATGCCTCACGTAACAGATGAATTGAAAGTATGTCCTGACGTCACAGAATGGCAGAAATATGTAAAAGTACCGGATCTTATCGGGAACTGCAGCCAGGGATGGGAAAACGCTCTCGCAACTGCCGCAGAAGTAGACCGCAACGAAAAACTTGTCATGGGCTTTATGGGAACCGGTATCTTTGAACAGTGCCACTTCCTGATGGGATTTGAAGATACTCTGATGAACTTCCTGCTGGAACCGGAGGCAATGAAAGAGCTTGTTGCCACTGTTGCCGAATATCGTTTCCAGTATGCAAAGCTTATGGTTGATAATCTGAAACCTGATGTTATCCTTTCCCATGACGACTGGGGTGCAAAGCACAGCCTGTTTATGGATCCGGATATCTGGAGAGAATTTTTCAAAGAGCATTACCGTAGAATTTACGGATACATGCGTGAACACGATGTGATTGTCATCCACCATGCAGACTCTTTCCTGGAACCGATCATAGAAGATATGGCAGAGATCGGTATTCAGGTATGGCAGGGTGTACTTCCTGAAAATGACATCCTGGGAATGCAGAAAAAACTGAACGGGAAAATGACTCTGATGGGCGGACTTGATGCGACGATCGACCGCGTCGATTCCACAGACGAGGAAATCCGTGCAAGTGTTCGCAAGGCCTGCGAGACTTATGGCCCTGGCGGACATTTTATCCCCTGCATGACCTATGGTTTATCCGGAACGATTTATCCGCATACTGATGAGGTTATAAAGGATGAGATCGATCAGTACAACAAAGAAACTTACAAATAA
- a CDS encoding helix-turn-helix domain-containing protein, with the protein MQKKVYPDSTPPAEGFLLNMQILADSLEDRFDMLEFSPAGNRPTLKSVRHYRNGTAPTIGYVYILWAFQINERFASLQDVSLIIIGEPGMSMLSDSTSYIILSENADISDVFDYTTDIFLRYSAWDLALQKALNSDNPLNDMLQASLSIFRNPMFIHDTDFYILACPNVVEGMTVWSRDSRNGRNMVPLEVINDLKIDHEYIHTLHTQSADMFSANQRGYRILYNNLWNGNRYEGRVLVNELQSIIKPGDYLALEYLSSIVLACISERNVFWTSLGRNAEEICKQILSQTVTDEREISHLLRFLGWGYHDKYIIIKLGTEHSNTDYRFTTSTFGYIESQVAASHAFFYDQSIVVIVNQTVGKNTTPQIVSNMAWLIREGLFKMGVSNEIYDFSQIHQGYRQASIALQYGSRSNSMIWCYDFKDYVLDYMFDKICEDIPYEYLCAQSIQQLAHYDEKHNTKLNETLETYLRLERNVVQTAKTLYIHRSTLFYRLDRIQQLTSLDLDDPRIRLYLEISYQMNK; encoded by the coding sequence ATGCAGAAAAAAGTGTATCCCGATTCAACGCCTCCCGCAGAAGGTTTTTTGCTGAACATGCAGATACTCGCAGACTCTTTGGAAGACCGGTTTGATATGCTGGAATTTTCCCCCGCGGGCAACCGCCCCACATTAAAAAGCGTGCGCCATTACAGAAACGGAACGGCCCCGACAATCGGATATGTCTATATCCTGTGGGCATTTCAGATTAATGAGCGCTTCGCCTCATTACAGGACGTCTCCCTGATCATCATTGGTGAGCCTGGTATGTCCATGCTGTCCGACAGTACATCTTATATTATCTTATCGGAGAACGCCGACATCTCCGATGTATTTGACTATACCACGGATATTTTTCTGCGTTACTCCGCCTGGGACCTGGCGCTCCAGAAAGCTCTGAACAGCGATAATCCCCTCAACGATATGCTGCAGGCCAGCCTCAGTATCTTCCGCAACCCGATGTTTATCCATGATACGGATTTTTATATTCTGGCGTGCCCGAATGTCGTCGAAGGTATGACTGTGTGGAGCCGTGATTCCAGAAACGGCCGGAATATGGTTCCCCTGGAAGTCATCAATGACCTTAAGATCGACCACGAGTATATCCACACGCTGCATACCCAGAGCGCCGATATGTTTTCCGCCAATCAGCGCGGCTACCGCATCCTCTACAACAACCTCTGGAACGGAAACCGGTACGAAGGCCGTGTCCTGGTCAACGAGCTCCAAAGTATCATCAAACCCGGAGACTACCTTGCACTGGAGTATCTGTCCAGCATCGTGCTGGCATGTATTTCGGAGCGCAACGTATTTTGGACCAGTCTCGGCCGGAATGCCGAAGAAATATGCAAGCAGATTCTCAGCCAGACTGTCACTGACGAGCGCGAGATCAGCCACCTGCTGCGCTTTCTGGGATGGGGATATCACGATAAATATATCATTATCAAGCTGGGAACAGAACACTCCAACACCGATTACCGCTTCACCACCAGCACCTTTGGTTACATCGAGTCCCAGGTGGCCGCAAGCCACGCTTTTTTCTATGACCAGAGCATTGTAGTTATCGTCAATCAGACAGTCGGAAAAAACACAACCCCGCAGATCGTCAGCAATATGGCCTGGCTTATACGGGAAGGGCTGTTCAAAATGGGAGTCAGCAATGAAATTTATGACTTCTCACAGATTCACCAGGGATACCGCCAGGCATCTATTGCACTTCAGTATGGCAGCAGAAGCAACAGCATGATCTGGTGTTACGATTTTAAAGATTATGTTCTGGATTACATGTTTGATAAAATATGTGAAGACATACCGTATGAGTATCTCTGCGCTCAGTCTATCCAGCAGCTGGCCCATTACGATGAAAAGCATAACACAAAGCTGAATGAAACACTGGAGACATACCTGCGGCTGGAGCGAAATGTAGTGCAGACCGCCAAAACCCTGTATATCCACCGCAGCACTCTGTTTTACCGACTGGACCGCATTCAGCAGCTGACCAGTCTGGACCTGGACGATCCGCGCATTCGCCTGTATCTGGAAATTTCTTATCAGATGAATAAGTAA
- a CDS encoding Gfo/Idh/MocA family oxidoreductase, with translation MSTIKVGIAGLGRLGKVHAKNLCHRIPGASLTAACSIVKSELDYAKQELGVNDVYTDFNEMLEEADIDAVAIVTTSGEHCWQIEAALAAGKHVFCEKPLGVTIRECKQAERAVERYSDRVFFLGFMRRYDQSYAYAKRKIEEGAIGKPYLVKATGIDPEALVEGAIRFCGTSGGIYIDMAIHDIDLMRWFLGADAKEVYALGCTFKHPEFEENGDCETGCAMFEFENGALGQIHVGRTAPHGYHIETEIVGTEGSIRISPVPAKNLAVIYDKHGAVQECVESFPVRFAESYQLEMEEFISCIKEERKPGVTVYDGTKSTEMAFAAAESFKTHRAVKIS, from the coding sequence ATGTCAACTATAAAAGTGGGAATTGCAGGTCTGGGACGTCTTGGAAAAGTGCATGCAAAGAATCTGTGTCACAGGATCCCCGGGGCTTCTCTGACAGCGGCGTGTTCTATCGTGAAATCAGAGCTGGACTATGCGAAACAGGAACTTGGCGTGAACGATGTGTATACGGATTTTAATGAGATGCTGGAAGAAGCTGATATAGACGCGGTGGCGATCGTGACGACAAGCGGGGAACACTGCTGGCAGATCGAAGCTGCTCTGGCAGCAGGTAAGCACGTTTTTTGTGAAAAACCGCTGGGTGTGACAATTAGAGAGTGTAAGCAGGCGGAGCGCGCAGTGGAAAGATATTCAGACAGAGTCTTTTTCCTGGGGTTTATGCGGCGGTATGACCAGTCTTATGCATATGCGAAAAGGAAAATCGAAGAGGGTGCGATCGGGAAGCCATATCTGGTGAAGGCGACAGGCATCGACCCGGAAGCACTCGTGGAAGGCGCTATCAGATTCTGCGGTACAAGCGGCGGAATATACATTGACATGGCTATCCATGATATCGATCTCATGCGCTGGTTCCTTGGGGCTGATGCAAAAGAAGTGTATGCACTTGGCTGTACGTTCAAGCATCCGGAGTTTGAGGAGAATGGAGACTGTGAGACAGGATGTGCAATGTTTGAGTTTGAAAACGGAGCGCTTGGACAGATTCACGTGGGCAGAACGGCACCGCACGGTTATCATATTGAGACGGAGATCGTGGGCACGGAAGGCTCCATCCGGATCAGCCCTGTTCCGGCGAAGAATCTTGCGGTCATCTATGATAAACATGGAGCAGTGCAGGAGTGCGTAGAGTCTTTTCCGGTCAGATTTGCAGAGTCCTACCAGCTTGAGATGGAAGAATTCATATCCTGCATCAAAGAAGAAAGAAAGCCGGGCGTAACGGTATACGACGGAACAAAATCCACGGAGATGGCGTTTGCCGCTGCGGAGTCATTTAAGACGCACAGGGCTGTGAAGATATCATAA
- a CDS encoding AraC family transcriptional regulator: MEKIHEEGIIPNEKGILKRDGIYFHSPSEFSKEHLFCVLWGAEDICDFPYRVRREYLNAFMFTRILEGSLHYEYRGKTFIAQPGDIVLQDCKLFNHYWAEERVRLQFIHFSGSVTQAYCDMLYEQYGACFHNFSTAGLLFDNLLAELQKSSPNDHQLSFLVTDLFRQLSVPEDRLVNPSIQKAMEYMNSFFYEELSLADICSHVSLSPYYFSRLFKRHTSQSPHQYLLGLRLKHARTMLAETRESIENIAAACGFASTSHFIRAFKKEAGVTPASFRKLFESPQ; this comes from the coding sequence ATGGAGAAAATACATGAAGAGGGAATCATCCCAAATGAAAAAGGAATTTTGAAAAGAGATGGTATTTACTTTCATTCACCTTCAGAATTTTCAAAAGAGCATCTGTTTTGTGTGCTTTGGGGAGCTGAAGACATCTGCGACTTCCCCTATCGGGTCAGACGGGAATACTTAAATGCTTTTATGTTTACCAGGATTCTGGAAGGTTCTCTCCACTATGAATACCGCGGAAAAACATTTATTGCCCAGCCTGGCGATATCGTACTCCAGGACTGTAAGCTGTTTAACCACTACTGGGCAGAGGAACGCGTACGTCTGCAGTTTATTCATTTTTCCGGAAGCGTCACACAGGCCTACTGCGACATGCTTTATGAACAATACGGGGCATGTTTCCATAACTTTTCAACTGCGGGACTTCTTTTCGATAATCTGCTCGCCGAGCTTCAGAAATCCTCACCAAATGATCACCAGCTCTCTTTCCTGGTCACAGACCTGTTCCGACAGCTCTCTGTCCCGGAAGACAGGCTGGTGAATCCCTCCATCCAGAAAGCGATGGAATATATGAACAGCTTCTTTTACGAAGAGCTGAGTCTCGCAGATATCTGCAGTCATGTATCACTAAGTCCATACTACTTTTCCCGGCTTTTCAAACGGCATACCTCACAGTCTCCCCATCAGTATCTTCTGGGCCTGCGTCTGAAACACGCAAGGACAATGCTCGCCGAGACCCGGGAATCCATTGAAAACATTGCAGCAGCCTGCGGTTTCGCCAGCACTTCACACTTTATCAGGGCATTCAAAAAAGAAGCCGGCGTTACGCCGGCCTCTTTCAGAAAGCTTTTTGAGTCTCCTCAATAA
- a CDS encoding Gfo/Idh/MocA family oxidoreductase, giving the protein MYYGEKRIEKPLRWAMVGGGKGSQIGYIHRSAALRDFNFELVAGAFDIDPGRGKDFGRMLHVDSDRCYPDYKTMFDEEPRRPDGIQAVSVATPNGTHFEITKAALRAGLHVVCEKPLCFTTEEAQELEALAAEKNKVVGVTYGYAGHQMIEEARRLIQKGVLGEIRIVNMQFSHGFHNAAVENTTASTKWRVDPKTAGPSYVLGDLGTHPLYLSEVMLPEMKVKRLMCSRQSFVKSRAPLEDNSMTVMEYDNGAVGYVWSCCVNCGSMHGQKIRVIGEKASLEWWDEHPNQLTLEVQGEPVRVLERGMGYLDPSALLDDRIGGGHPEGLFEAWSNLYSRFACAMDAADRREPVEFWYPDIHAGAEGVRWVENCVHSADNGAVWVDYK; this is encoded by the coding sequence ATGTACTACGGTGAAAAAAGAATAGAAAAACCGCTTCGCTGGGCGATGGTAGGCGGCGGTAAAGGAAGTCAGATCGGTTATATCCATCGCTCGGCAGCGCTGAGGGATTTCAATTTTGAACTGGTGGCAGGGGCCTTTGATATTGATCCCGGGCGGGGAAAAGACTTTGGCAGGATGCTGCATGTGGATTCTGACAGATGCTATCCGGATTATAAGACCATGTTTGATGAGGAGCCCAGGCGCCCGGATGGTATCCAGGCGGTTTCTGTTGCGACGCCGAACGGAACACATTTCGAAATAACGAAAGCGGCACTGCGTGCGGGACTGCACGTTGTATGTGAAAAACCTCTCTGCTTTACGACAGAGGAAGCACAGGAACTGGAGGCGCTGGCAGCAGAAAAGAATAAAGTCGTAGGGGTGACATACGGATATGCCGGCCATCAAATGATTGAAGAAGCACGCCGCCTGATACAAAAAGGCGTCCTGGGGGAAATACGCATTGTCAATATGCAGTTTTCACATGGTTTTCACAACGCTGCAGTGGAAAATACAACTGCATCCACGAAGTGGAGGGTAGACCCCAAAACTGCGGGCCCGTCCTATGTGCTGGGGGATCTCGGAACACATCCACTGTATCTGTCTGAGGTGATGCTTCCGGAAATGAAGGTGAAACGTCTGATGTGCAGCAGACAGTCCTTTGTGAAGTCGAGAGCTCCGCTGGAGGATAATTCCATGACGGTAATGGAGTATGACAACGGGGCAGTTGGCTATGTATGGTCCTGCTGTGTGAACTGCGGCTCCATGCACGGTCAGAAAATCCGTGTCATCGGTGAGAAAGCGTCGCTGGAATGGTGGGATGAACATCCCAACCAACTGACGCTGGAAGTACAGGGAGAACCGGTACGCGTTCTGGAACGCGGCATGGGATATCTGGATCCCTCGGCGCTTTTGGATGACCGCATCGGAGGCGGGCATCCTGAGGGACTGTTTGAGGCATGGAGTAATCTGTACAGCCGATTTGCGTGTGCCATGGATGCTGCAGACCGGAGAGAACCCGTTGAGTTCTGGTACCCCGATATACACGCAGGAGCAGAGGGGGTCCGCTGGGTGGAAAACTGCGTGCATTCTGCGGACAATGGTGCAGTCTGGGTGGACTACAAGTAG
- a CDS encoding TIM barrel protein — translation MRINICGAPCCWGVDDVKNPYIPPWRRVLKEAGEAGYRAIELGPYGYLPVDAGIVTEELTKNGLSIVAGTIFDDLLNEDNYQNVLWQTDEICSLITKLPVLPRYEGQHFPTPYLTVMDWGHDERDYAAGHSEKAPRLSQEEWSVMVRHIRGICEKAAEYGVRPVIHPHAGGYIEFADEIEAVVRDIPYETAGLCLDTGHLYYSGMDPCDWLKKYSDRLDYVHFKDVNDSVYREVLGEHIRFFQGCAKGSMCPIGKGVLDYPKIQKTLENIGYSGYITIEQERDPRNAGTSLRDVRESVSYLKSVGYNI, via the coding sequence ATGCGGATAAATATTTGCGGGGCTCCATGCTGCTGGGGTGTGGATGATGTGAAAAATCCATACATCCCTCCGTGGCGGAGAGTGCTGAAGGAAGCGGGGGAGGCCGGCTACCGGGCAATTGAGCTGGGGCCGTACGGTTATCTGCCGGTGGATGCAGGGATAGTTACTGAAGAACTGACAAAAAATGGACTTTCCATTGTGGCGGGCACGATATTTGACGATCTGTTAAATGAGGATAATTACCAAAATGTTCTCTGGCAGACAGATGAGATATGTTCACTGATAACGAAATTGCCGGTACTTCCCAGGTATGAGGGGCAGCATTTTCCGACGCCGTATCTGACGGTAATGGACTGGGGACACGATGAACGTGATTATGCTGCGGGTCATTCGGAGAAGGCACCGCGCCTTTCACAGGAGGAGTGGTCAGTTATGGTGAGGCACATAAGAGGTATCTGTGAGAAGGCGGCAGAATATGGGGTGCGTCCTGTGATCCATCCCCATGCGGGCGGTTATATTGAGTTTGCAGACGAGATTGAAGCGGTTGTGAGGGATATTCCTTATGAGACGGCAGGCCTGTGCCTGGATACCGGGCATTTATATTACTCTGGCATGGACCCGTGCGATTGGCTGAAAAAATACTCGGATCGGCTGGATTATGTACATTTTAAAGATGTAAATGATTCTGTATACCGGGAAGTTCTGGGAGAACATATCCGTTTTTTCCAGGGGTGTGCGAAAGGGTCGATGTGTCCGATCGGGAAAGGAGTACTGGACTACCCGAAGATTCAGAAGACACTGGAAAATATAGGATACAGTGGTTACATAACCATTGAACAGGAGCGGGATCCCCGCAATGCCGGCACGAGTCTGAGGGACGTCAGGGAAAGTGTGAGCTATCTGAAAAGTGTGGGATACAATATTTGA
- a CDS encoding helix-turn-helix domain-containing protein → MFWSETNRKIAEVFEGGQLPTMVYISKQGYERKKVLRSLHRHESICELLLIYRGEGSYQVEGKHYPLKEGSLIYYNQGDLHEVVSGSEQEIGSYCIGITNLQKKGLPRNYLIEKGGPYVRQTDNLFPILRSMCEQMYELEGADEEGRLVAQLQCASFIVMTSRLKSFPTVAAQRTSEEQNVLRIRDYLNQHFTENITLEMTAKDLGYSATYVSHIFKNSTGQTPIQYVIRRRVGLAQTLLISTDFSATQIATMVGYDNTNYFSTLFAKTVGMTPIRYRHLYKEEMKGTNRQS, encoded by the coding sequence ATGTTCTGGTCAGAGACAAATCGGAAAATTGCAGAGGTTTTTGAGGGCGGACAGCTGCCGACGATGGTTTATATCAGCAAACAGGGATACGAGCGAAAAAAGGTTCTGAGATCGCTTCACCGCCATGAATCAATCTGCGAACTTCTTCTGATATACAGAGGGGAAGGTTCTTACCAGGTCGAGGGCAAACATTATCCTCTGAAGGAAGGGAGCCTGATTTACTATAACCAGGGCGACCTGCATGAGGTTGTGTCGGGTTCGGAACAGGAGATCGGTTCCTACTGCATCGGGATAACGAATCTTCAGAAAAAAGGTCTGCCGCGGAATTACCTGATAGAAAAGGGCGGACCGTATGTACGGCAGACAGACAACCTGTTTCCGATACTGAGATCAATGTGTGAACAGATGTATGAGCTTGAGGGTGCTGATGAAGAAGGGCGTCTTGTGGCGCAGCTTCAGTGTGCTTCGTTCATTGTCATGACCAGCCGTCTGAAAAGCTTTCCGACAGTGGCTGCCCAGAGGACCTCGGAAGAACAGAACGTTCTTCGTATCCGTGATTATCTGAATCAACATTTCACCGAAAATATTACATTGGAAATGACTGCAAAGGATCTGGGATATTCGGCTACATATGTCTCACATATCTTTAAAAACAGTACCGGACAGACACCGATTCAGTATGTGATACGAAGGCGTGTGGGGCTGGCGCAGACACTTCTGATATCGACCGATTTTTCTGCGACACAGATTGCGACCATGGTGGGATATGATAATACGAATTACTTTAGTACGCTGTTTGCAAAAACAGTAGGCATGACCCCTATCCGGTACCGGCATCTCTACAAAGAAGAGATGAAAGGAACGAACAGACAATCATAA
- a CDS encoding uroporphyrinogen decarboxylase family protein, whose amino-acid sequence MTSKERVRASFEHRQPDKVAVDFGGMSCSMINAVVLKELRDYYGLEKRLPKINDMSTMTAFVEPDLQECMGVDVQQLYNYGDTYGHINTDWKEWSYRGEAVLIPGNATVKEDGNGGYYVYPEGDDSVEPSGHLPANGFYFDNLTRTPEFDEDEADAADNTADYMEVSDAQIAYHRKVLEEVKGNERAIQVGPCYSGLGDANNIPGPNLKHPKGIRDISEWYMAPLLYPEYVEEVFERGTDIAIRNFKKYWDAFGSDIDVLFICGTDFGTQRGPFMDPEVFKEFYLPYYKKMNDWVHENTTWKTLKHSCGGIFPILPYLIESGFDAVNPVQCSAEGMDPRKLKDTYGKDIVFWGGGVDTQKVLPFGTPEEVREQVLERLDIFSRDGGYVCNTIHNIQANTPIPNIIAMVDAIKEFNGDK is encoded by the coding sequence ATGACGTCAAAAGAGAGAGTAAGGGCATCATTTGAACACAGACAGCCTGACAAGGTGGCAGTGGATTTTGGAGGCATGAGCTGCTCCATGATCAATGCCGTTGTGCTGAAAGAACTGAGAGATTATTATGGGCTGGAAAAGCGCCTGCCGAAGATCAATGATATGTCAACCATGACAGCATTTGTTGAGCCGGACCTGCAGGAGTGCATGGGCGTAGACGTGCAGCAACTCTACAACTACGGCGATACATACGGACATATCAACACAGACTGGAAAGAATGGTCATACCGCGGCGAGGCTGTACTGATTCCCGGCAATGCGACAGTTAAAGAAGATGGAAACGGCGGTTACTATGTATATCCGGAAGGTGATGACAGTGTAGAACCGAGCGGACATCTGCCGGCAAACGGGTTTTATTTTGATAATCTGACACGTACGCCGGAATTTGACGAGGATGAAGCAGATGCAGCCGACAACACAGCTGACTATATGGAAGTATCCGACGCACAGATTGCATATCACAGGAAAGTCCTGGAAGAGGTGAAAGGGAACGAACGTGCCATTCAGGTTGGACCGTGCTACTCGGGACTCGGGGATGCCAACAACATTCCGGGACCGAACCTGAAACACCCGAAGGGAATCCGTGACATTTCCGAATGGTACATGGCCCCGCTTCTGTATCCGGAGTATGTGGAGGAAGTTTTTGAACGTGGAACAGATATTGCGATCCGGAACTTCAAAAAATACTGGGACGCATTTGGCTCTGACATTGATGTTCTTTTTATCTGTGGAACAGATTTCGGAACACAGAGAGGGCCGTTTATGGATCCGGAAGTGTTCAAAGAGTTCTATCTGCCTTACTATAAAAAGATGAATGACTGGGTTCATGAGAATACCACATGGAAGACTTTGAAACATTCCTGCGGAGGTATTTTCCCGATCCTTCCATATCTGATCGAGAGCGGCTTTGACGCAGTGAATCCGGTGCAGTGCTCGGCAGAGGGAATGGACCCAAGGAAGCTGAAAGACACTTATGGAAAAGATATCGTATTCTGGGGCGGCGGAGTCGATACACAGAAGGTACTGCCGTTTGGAACTCCTGAAGAAGTACGTGAACAGGTTCTGGAGAGACTGGATATCTTCTCCAGGGATGGCGGTTACGTATGTAATACCATCCACAATATTCAGGCTAATACACCGATTCCAAACATTATCGCCATGGTTGATGCGATCAAAGAATTTAACGGCGACAAATAA
- a CDS encoding AraC family transcriptional regulator: MEIKKIPDEGLIAGEKGIVHKKGPYFQTPSQFARSHMFCILWASEYICTPPYRVLRHYLNFFILFHILEGELLFEYQGQNFTARPGDIVLLDCHVRNHYWAEKRVKFQYFHFSGNISQEFCDMLYEQHGALFSGASDAALLCNYILKELSGSHPNDHKLSSMIYSLLSTLASHEVRISSPPIADAQQYILNHFHEPLIVEDIARHAALSKFHFSRLFRDETGFSPHEYLFNVRMHHARELLSNTEETVDSIAAQCGFSNTSNFIRAFKKDVEVTPAMFRKFFDPAGFKM, encoded by the coding sequence ATGGAAATCAAAAAAATTCCTGATGAGGGTCTGATTGCAGGCGAGAAAGGAATCGTTCACAAAAAAGGACCCTATTTCCAGACACCGTCACAATTTGCAAGGAGTCATATGTTCTGCATTCTGTGGGCAAGTGAATACATCTGCACTCCTCCTTACAGGGTACTCCGCCACTACCTTAATTTTTTTATCCTTTTCCACATCCTGGAGGGAGAACTTCTTTTCGAATACCAGGGTCAGAATTTCACAGCGCGACCCGGAGACATTGTTTTGCTGGACTGCCATGTGCGCAATCACTACTGGGCGGAGAAACGGGTAAAATTCCAGTATTTTCATTTCAGCGGCAACATTTCACAGGAATTCTGTGACATGCTTTACGAGCAGCACGGTGCCCTGTTTTCCGGCGCATCTGATGCCGCTCTTCTCTGTAACTACATTCTGAAAGAGCTGAGCGGCAGCCATCCAAATGACCATAAGCTTTCCAGCATGATCTACAGTCTTCTAAGTACCCTTGCCTCTCATGAGGTCAGAATTTCAAGCCCGCCGATCGCAGACGCCCAGCAGTATATCCTGAATCATTTTCACGAACCGCTGATTGTTGAAGATATCGCCCGGCATGCCGCTTTGAGTAAATTTCATTTCTCCAGGCTCTTCAGAGATGAGACAGGATTTTCTCCCCACGAATACCTGTTTAATGTGCGGATGCATCACGCGCGCGAGCTGCTGAGCAACACGGAGGAAACCGTGGACAGCATCGCCGCACAATGCGGTTTTTCCAATACTTCGAATTTTATCCGGGCATTTAAAAAGGACGTCGAAGTGACGCCCGCCATGTTCCGGAAGTTCTTTGATCCTGCCGGTTTCAAGATGTAA